Within the Chroococcidiopsis sp. TS-821 genome, the region ATGCCGAAAAAGCCACACAGTATTGTTGCAAGGATACACGCTTCTAGCACGGGATTCGCTGGTTGGGTAAAGGTTGGTCGTAATTGTTCAGACAAGCGGCAAAAATTAGAAGTAAGAAGCTAGGAGAGTCGCCATCAATGAATTGAGATGATTTCAACTATCATCTGCGCTCGGCAGTTTATTTCTATGATGGGTGCTCGTAAACTGTTATATCTATGCCGTACTTAATAATTAAATCCTAACACCACTTTTGGCTCGTATAAATATCGCTTTGAACAAAGCAGGCTCCGCAAAATCTTTTAAATGATTGCAGCATAGACCTTGCTCCTCCTAATAGCGCGTCATCAATTCCCCATTGAGAGCTGCACGAAACGCGATCGCACTCTTAGCTCAAACTGCACCTCGCTCCTTCCTCTGGGTTATTGCCTTTGTTGCTCGCCAAAGTTTCATGGCGTGCCTTAATTAATCGCAATGATTAATTAAATATAAAATTGCCAGTATTTTGATAATACTTGATTCTGCCGCTGCTGACGAGTCTTCATGCCATAAAATTCTAATATAGTTATGATAGAATTTGCTGCCGAATATGCAATTGCGCTTTTAATTCAGCTTTTGAAAAGTTACCGAAAGATTATTGGCTGGCATTGCTACAGTTTTGATCAGTGCGAGACTTTCTTTTTTAGCAACGGCAACGATATCTTCTAAATTACGCACGCCCCACGCAGGATTTTGCGCGCGCAAACTATCATCAAATACGGCGTTACTCGCCGATGTATGTTGACCGCGTTGTTTAAATGGTCCATATAGATACAAAATCCCGCCAGGAGGAAGAATCCGCTTCGCCCCTGCAAGTAATCCCAAACAAGCCGCCCAAGGAGCGATGTGAATCATGTTAATGTTAACGATCGCCACAATGTCTAACGATTGTTGTTCGACTGTCCATACCGAATCGCACGCATCAAGTGCGATCGCCGGATAGAGGTTTTCTGTAGGAGCGTACTCGCGCCATGCCATAATACTCGCACGTGCGGCTGGGTTTGGGTCAGACGGTAACCACTTACGCGGATAAATGCGCGGTGCAAAAAAGATGGCGTGTTCTCCGGTTCCACTGGCAACTTCTAACACTGTACCTGTTGGTGGCAAAACTTCGAGGAGAACTTCTAAAATTGGTTCGCGATTGCGAAGAGTTGCGGGGGCGTATTGTCGAGCATCAAAATTATTCATTGAATTTGGCAGCGCCCTTGTGTTTTGCATTCTGCTTGCTTTTGGCGATCGGCAATAATTGTTGCTAAGTCTGGTCGCCCCGTTAACCGTAACCGCCAATCAGCCCAGATGCCATATAGCATATCAGCCACAGCACCAATAACGGGTAGCTTGGTAATTGCGTAAATCCATCCCATTCCTAAAGTTTCATAAACACGGCGAAAAACTTCGACATTTTTGATGACTGTACCGTCAGGAAGTACTGCATGAATTCGTCCCATTGCGGTTTCAAAGTCTACGCCACCATGTGCTTTGGGGTTATAGTTCTCATCTGCAATATCAACAAATGCGACGAGTCCGCGACCAGCATCGCGTTTTCTCAAAAAGTTGACTTCGCGCAAACATAACGGACACTCGCCATCGTACAAAAGCTTTATCTTCCAGGACGTTGCCTTTGAGACTTGTTGTGCTGTAGATTCGCGTGACTGGATATTTGATGCAGACATGAACTCAATCTCAAGTATTTTCAAGCCAATACTCTTATTTTAAGAAAAATGAAGAAAAATTAACTTAATTAACTCTAGCGTCTGCTATGTAAATATACCTGTTTGTCTTGAACTTCGAAGTAAAACTCTAGAAATGATGCGCTAGAGTAGGGATTGCCTTGCAGCAACTGGTGCAATGGAAGTAGTGAGGGTGTCTACAGTTAAATGTAAATGATTCAAGTCTTGTGTGCGGCGCTGTTATGGGGTTTTGCTGGGGCGTTAGCTGGGCGCTTAATGGGAGGAACGTTAGAACCTGCAATTCTTGTACCATTACGCTTTTTTGGTAGTTTTTTAGTACTTTTACCGTTTATCTGGCGCTTCCCGCCACAAAGTAAAGAGTTTCCCCGCCTTTTTGCTATCGGATTAGCACTGACACTGACTCAAGTGAGCTACTATTTAGCGATTCATTTATCGAGTGTGGCAACGGGACTATTTTTGCAGTACATGGCTCCAGTGTTACTCACTTTATATGCTTTGGTGCGTGGCGAAAGTTTATCTCGACCAAAATTATTTGGTTTAGGATTTGCAGTCGTCGGCGCATATTTTTTAGTCGTAGGTCCGCAAGGACTTGCAGGAGGCTTAGGAATAGCTTATGGTGTAGCTTCGGCTTTTTTATTTGCTACTTTTTCCTATCTCGGAATGGGAATGCGCGCGCACCCGTTAACTGTGTTAGCGATCGGGATGGGAGTTGGTAGTATTCTAAGCTTACCGTTCACACCTTGGCAAAAAGTGCTGAGCTTGAGTGCGATCGATTTAGCTGCAGTAGCATACATTGTTGTACTAGGAACTGTGGTTCCCTTTGGCTTATTCTTGTGGGGAGTGCGTCAGATTCCGGCACGCGTAGCAACACTAGTCGCCATGATTGAACCCGTATGTGGAGCAGTTTTTGCAATTTTTTTGGTTGGACAACTTCTGTCACCGTTAGCTGTACTAGGCGGGGCAATGATTTTAGGCGGTGTTTGGCTGAATACTGGAATTTTAGCAAAGCAGTAATTTTTAATAATGAGTAGATCTGCAAGCCAAGGTGCTACTTTACAACTACATTACCCATGACCAATTTAGAGTAATTCGCACCGCGCTCGTAAAGACTGTATATACGATATATAAGATGTTTATTAACTTGATGGGTTATCTGTGGCTAATAAAGAAGAGTTGGTTCCGGAAATAGCGTTACCGTTAGCTCAAACACCTTTATATCAACTCGCAATTGAACTCAAAGCCAGACTGACTAGCTTCGGTGGCTGGGAAATGCCCGTGCAGTTTGTTGGTATTAGTAAAGAACATCATGCGGTACGCACGGCGGTAGGGATGTTTGATATTTCCCACATGGGTAAATTCATCTTGCGCGGAAAGCAGTTGATTTCTCAATTACAGCGTTTGGTTCCCTCCGATTTAAATCGCCTGCAACCAGGTCAAGCGCAATACACTGTCTTGTTAAATCCGCAGGCTGGAATTATAGATGACGTTATTTTCTATTACCAAGGGGAAAATGCTGGAGAACAACGCGGCGTCATGATTGTAAATGCGGCAACTACCAGTAAAGATAAAGCATGGATTTTGCAAAATATTGATTCAGAAGACGTAGATCTGCACGATGTCTCTTCAGAAAAAGTTTTGATTGCTGTGCAAGGACCGCAAGCAGCGACAGTTCTACAGCGCTTTGTTCAAGAAGATTTGTCTTCACTCAAAGCATTCGGACATTTGGAAGCAACAGTTCTCGGTCAACCTGGGTTTGTTGCGCGAACTGGTTATACCGGAGAAGATGGATTTGAAGTGATGGTCGATACATCTGTCGGGATAAAGTTATGGCGATCGCTCTACGATACTGGCGTGATTCCCTGCGGGCTGGGCGCGCGCGATACGCTACGACTCGAAGCAGCAATGGCACTTTACGGACAAGATATCGATGAAACGACAACACCTCTAGAAGCCAGTATGGGCTGGCTCGTTCATTTAGATTCAAAAGGAGACTTTATCGGACGCGAAGTGCTGGCGCAACAAAAAGCCCAGGGAGTTCAACGCAAACTAGTTGGATTGCGTCTTGAAGGGAGAAACATCGCGCGTCATGGCTATCAAGTGCGATCGCACTCGCAAGTTGTTGGCGAAATCACCAGCGGTACGCTATCACCTACACTAGGTTATCCCATTGCTCTGGCATATGTTCCTACTTCGTTAAGTCAAACAGGACAGCAGCTAGATATCGAGATTCGCGGTAAATTGTATCCGGCGATCGTTGTTAAACGCCCTTTTTATCGGTCAAAAACGCGGTTATAGCAGAGGTGGCAGAAAATCATTCAAGGTTGGGCAGCACTTTGCAATGTCGTCTCAGCGAGATCGGCTGTTGCTTTATCAACTTCAAATCGTTTTGGATTTTTATGAAATAATGAGCGCTAGGGCTGGTAACTGGTCGAATTGGTCATTGGAAACACCTATTACTAATTACCGATTACCCAATAAATAGCGACCACCTACTTGCTAAGTATTAATTTTTATTATTGAGGTTACACATGGCACTGGAATATCCCAGCGATTTAAAATATCAAGATTCTCACGAGTACGTACGGCTAGATGGCGATATTGCCACAATTGGAATTAGCGCCTTCGCCGTAGATCAATTAGGTGACATCGTGTTTCTTGAATTGCCCGACGTGGGCGACGCCATCACCAAAGGAGAAAGCTTTGGCACGATTGAATCAGTAAAAGCAGTGGAAAACTTGTATGCTGCTGTAAGCGGTACGGTAGTAGAACGTAACGATGACATAGTAGAAGCACCTGAGCAGTTGGCTGATGACCCATATGGCGAAGGTTGGTTGTTAAAAGTGCGGATTACCGACCCTAGCGAACTTGATGATTTGATGTCTGCGGATGAGTATCAGGCGCAAGTAGAGGGCGAGTAGCCGTAGGCTTAAGCCTACGGGTGGCTAGAGAGGAAAAAGTTATGGAATGGCATAATTATCTTTTCCCTAGTTCTCCTTATTTAAAATAATGTTGCAGAATATGAAGGAGAAGTCGTGTCTGGAGAGCAGTCTGTGGTAGCTTATCGCTCTGATACTGGTTCAATTCGTCAGCATCTGGTAGAAGCAGCGCAAGAATCTTTTTCTTTTGCAAAAAGGCATATTGGTTCTCAGCCAGAAGAAATTCAGCAAATGCTTGATGAATTGGGTTTGGCAACGCTTGATGCTTTAATTGACAAAACCGTACCGCAGGCAATCCGACTCAATAGACCGCTTCAGTTAGAACCAGCGCAGAGTGAGTACGCAGCTTTAGCCAAACTCAAAGAAATTGCCTCGAAAAACCAAGTATTTCGCTCATTTATCGGCATGGGGTATTACGATTGCATCACCCCGCCCGTCATTCAGCGTAATATTTTAGAAAATCCAGGTTGGTACACGGCTTATACTCCTTATCAGCCAGAGATTTCGCAAGGACGACTCGAAGCGTTACTCAATTTCCAGACTGCGATTATTGATTTAACAGGTTTGGAAATTGCGAATGCTTCACTGCTTGATGAAGCTACCGCCGCTGCAGAGGCGATGGCAATGAGTTATGGGTTGTGTAAGCACAAAGCAAACACCTTCTTTGTTTCGCAAGATTGCCATCCGCAAACGATCGCTGTTGTGCAAACTCGCGCAGTACCGCTAGGAATTAAAGTTATAGTCGGTAATCATCAAACGTTTACCTTTGATGAATCAGTTTTTGGAGCGTTGTTACAGTATCCGGCAAGTGACGGCACAATTTATGATTATCGTAACTTTGTCGAACAAGCTCATAAAGTAGGAGCTTTAGTTACAGTTGCTGCCGATCCTTTAAGTTTGTGTTTGCTAACGCCGCCTGGAGAATTTGGGGCTGATATTGCCGTTGGAAGTACGCAACGTTTTGGCGTTCCCCTAGGCTACGGCGGTCCGCATGCAGCTTACTTTGCAACAAAGGAACAATACAAGCGACAAGTTCCAGGACGCATCGTTGGTGTCTCAAAAGACGTTCGTGGTAAGCCAGCGCTACGTTTAGCACTGCAAACGCGAGAACAACATATCCGGCGGGAAAAAGCAACTAGTAACATTTGTACCGCTCAAGTGTTATTAGCTGTAATGGCATCAATGTATGCGGTTTATCACGGACCGCAAGGCTTGAAAAAGATTGCGCAACGCGTTCATCAGCTAACTGTTCTTTTAGCCGAAGGGTTGAAGCGTTTAGGCTATACTGTTGCTTCAGAACACTACTTTGATACGCTGCGGCTCGACCTTGAACCAGAACAGGTAAATGAAATCATTGAAGCAGCTTTAGCACAGCAAATCAATCTGCGGACAATTAACGAAAGGGCGATCGCCATTAGTTTGGATGAAACAACAACCGAAGCTGATTTGTACGATTTGTGGCAAATTTTTGCAGGAAGTGAAGTATCGTTTGCGCTAGAAGAGTTAGCAACTCCCGAATCGGCACTTGCAAAAATCCAACCTTTTGTTCGCACTAGTAGTTACCTAACGCATCCTGTCTTTAACAGCTATCATGCTGAGACTGAAATGCTGCGGTATATCTACCGATTGCAAGCTAAAGATCTGTCGCTGACAACATCAATGATTCCGCTAGGTTCGTGCACGATGAAGTTGAATGCGACAACTGAAATGTTGCCGATCTCGTGGCAGGAGTTCGCCAAAATTCATCCGTTTGCGCCGCTATCCCAAACAAGAGGATATCAAATTTTGTTTGCGCAACTCGAACAAGCTTTAGCCGAAATTACGGGTTTTGCAGGAATTTCCCTGCAACCAAACGCAGGTGCGCAAGGCGAGTACGCAGGCTTACTTGTGATTCGCCAATATCACGAAAGTCGCGGCGAAGCACATCGTCAGGTTTGTCTGATTCCAGAATCAGCGCACGGAACTAACCCCGCAAGCGCTGTCATGGCGGGAATGAAAGTTGTGGCGATCGCCTGCGACAAACAGGGCAATATCGACTTAAACGACCTCCAAGCAAAAGCTGAAAAACACAGTCACGAACTTGCGGCTTTAATGGTGACGTATCCTTCAACGCATGGTGTCTTTGAAGAACAAATCAAAGATATTTGCGCGATTGTTCGCGCCCACGGCGGACAAGTTTACATGGATGGGGCGAATATGAACGCCCAAGTCGGAATTTGTCGTCCTGGCGATTACGGTGCGGATGTGTGTCACTTAAACTTACATAAAACTTTCTGTATTCCGCATGGTGGTGGTGGTCCAGGGATGGGACCGATCGGCGTGGCGAAGCATCTCGTGCCGTTTTTACCAGGTCACCCAGTCGTACAAATTGGTGGCGAACAAAGCATTGGCGCGATCGCCGCAGCCCCGTGGGGAAGTGCGAGTATTTTACCGATATCTTGGATGTATATTACGCTCATGGGTGCAGCAGGATTAACGCAAGCAACCAAAGTAGCGATTCTAAATGCGAATTACATTGCCCATCGTTTAGAACCTTACTACCCAGTGTTATATAGAGGTAAATCAGGATTAGTCGCGCATGAGTGTATTTTAGATTTGCGCTCGCTCAAAAAATCTGCCGGAATTGAAGTAGACGACATTGCTAAGCGGTTAATGGATTACGGATTCCACGCGCCTACGGTTTCTTGGCCTGTTGCTGGCACAATGATGGTAGAACCTACCGAAAGCGAATCGAAAGCCGAGTTGGATCGTTTCTGCGAAGCGATGATCCAAATTCGCCAAGAAATTGCGGAAATTGAAGCAGGTAAAGTCGATATGCACGATAATGTTTTGAAGAATGCTCCGCATACTGCCGATGCTTTGATTTCTTCCGATTGGCAACATCCATATACGCGCGAACAAGCCGCGTATCCGACATCATGGACTCGCGAATACAAATTCTGGACTCCTGTGGGACGCATTGATAATGCTTATGGCGATCGCAATTTTGTGTGCTCGTGTTTACCAATGGAAGCGTATAGTGCGTGATTAGTGGTTAGAAGACTAAATTTAACAACGTTAATCTTCAACCTTACCACTCCTCGCTCCTCATTATGCAACCATTTACAACACAATTACGGGTACGCCATTATGAAATGGATGCCTTAGGTCACGTCAACAACTCAGTTTATCAACATTACCTCGAACAAGCGGCGATCGAACACTTAGAACATCTAGGCTTTTCTTTAGATGTCTATCGCCAACTCGGAGGTGTATTTGTCATGCGCCGGATTGAAATTGACTATCTGCGTCCAGCGATCGCAGGCGACACGCTAGAAGTTCGTACTTGGGTGCAAGAAATGCGCGGTACGCGGTCCATTCGGCGTTATGAAATCCGCAAACATGGCAACGATCGCTTGCTAGTAACGGCTGAAGCCTTGTGGGTATGGGTAGACGCAGTGACAATGCGCCCTAAACCCATTCCTGATGTATTACTAGATGCTTTTGTGCAAATGCAGCATTCCTAAGGAATTCTAGCTGACCAATTGAAATCGACCTCGGTAAACTGTTCTGTTAAAAGTAGGAGCGCCAGAAGAATAATAGATACTACCGTTGATAAAACCACCAACCCCAGAGTGGCGTTTAGTCGGTAGTGGCGTTATTTCGCGCCACGAGTTTGTTTTAGGATTGTAGACTGTTACATTGTTAACTGCTTGGTTGTGCTTTAATTCGCCACCCACTAAATAAATTTCTCCATTGATAACAAAAGTCGCAGACCCAATATGACTGCGTGGCTGCGGTAAGTTAGCGGCTCTAGTCCATTGCTTGGTTGCAGGATTCCAAACGTGGACTGTATTTTGTGCTGTTAAGTAATCATCATAACTATGCTGCCCGCCGATCGCATAAATTTTACCGTTAACAATTGCATCTCCTAAGTGCGATCGTGGATTAGGTAATGGAGCCGCAGGTTGCCAGCCAGCAGCTATATTATTAAGCTTTAGTATCCAATGTTCGCCACGATCAATTCTGTTGAGATTTGCGCCTCCAAAGAAATGCAATTCTCCTTTCAAATTGCTAAAGCCCCCACTACCTCTAGCCTGTGGTAAGGGAGGCAAATTTGACCACGTATTAGTGGGAATGTTGTAGCGCAGAACTCTTCTTGTCGCAAATATTTGTCCGCCTCCAGGTGTACCAACATACCCTCCCGCTAAATAAATATTCTGGTTGTCTGCGGCAACTCCTGCATGTGTAATACTAATTGGTATATCCGCAAGACGTTTCCAGGTATTCGTTGCTGGATCGTATACATCAGCACGGTTTGTAGGTTTCCATGTAGAAGTATACCCCCCTAATTGATATAATTTGCCACCGACGACCGCACTCATTGCTTCTGCCGTTCCCACTGGCGATGGTGCAACCGTAGTCCATCTGATTTCAGTTGCCGCTAAAGACTTAACTGTATTAAGTAATACAAAAATAACAGCGATAGACGCTATAATAATCCCCTGCTTTCTGAAATAGCGCATTGTTGTTTGAGTACTCTTGGCTGGAAAAGACATCAACAGAACTTTTACAATAATAAGCTATTGTTGATACCTACCCTACTCAAAAGAAGGCTAAATTCTCTAAGAAGAACTTAGACAAGAGCGCTATTTATTCAATATTAAATATCCGAAAAATCCGGTGGTGAGCAGTTTTTGCAATTTCCTCGTATTCATTACGTTCTTCTGGACTAAACCTAGCAACGACCTGAGTTCCATAGTCCTCAAACTTTAACTCAAGGTCTCCGTTCTTAAAAAAGAACATTTCACCACTATGAGTGCGCAGTATAGCTTTAACCTTACCGCGCTCGAACCAGATGTTTAGACCATCTCCAAATTCTGTCAAGAACTCTGCAGCTTTAACAGGTTGACCATCAGCGAAACAAATGCTGTAAGTTATATCTCCTTCAACTTTACTATTTTCTGTACAACCTGCAGTTAGTTCGTTTAATAATTTCATTCGTATATCAAATAAATTTTGAGGATTTGTCGTATCAATAGCTGTCATTGAAGTGTCATCATCACTGATAAGACAGTCGTCAGGAATACCGTCTGCATCACGGTCAATGCGATAGTCATTGTCGCGTCCATCATTATCGCAATCGATAGCATGACCAATTGTTTCTGCTTTCGCACTATTTGGTGATGTCGTCTGTTTCGTGAAGTTTGTCGACGTTCTTGAGGATGAGTTTGCAGCATTTTTAACAGCAACCGCTTGAGAAACAGTGGCTGTTGCAGGTAGTGCAGAATTCAGCTGTGACGTTTGAGCTTTTTGACACGCTACAAATAGCATTGCCGATACCATTAAAAATATAATTTTAAGCTGTATGTTTAGCATGTGGTTAACTTTATAAACTGGCATCAATGTTAGTTTGCTTGCTAAAAACCTAGCCTGCGAAACCAACGCCGCGACTGAGATATACAAGCAATCTTAGTCATTTTAATGCAGCTTAAATTTGACTTATAAGGTGGAAACTACTGGACAATTGCTATATTTGACTAGCGAGTTAGGTTTTAGCCAGTAAAGTTTTAGAAACCAAGAATAATAGTGTTAATATTGGTGCAAACTGTGCGTTAATTGCCCTTCCTTTACAGAAGGACTTATCAGTAAATTCACAGAGTAGGAATCGCACTCATCTTATTCTTCAGCACCTGCTAATTTCAACGCTCGCACAACATTCTGATACCCGTTGAATTCTGCAAGCATTAAAGCGGTGTAACCTGCGGTATTTTTTAATGTAACATCTGCGCCTGCTTGAAGTAGTCTTTCTACAACACTGGTAAAACCTCGGTGTGCTGCCCACATCAAAGCGGTGGCGCGATATGTATCTTGCAAATTAACCTTCGCTCCCGATTTGAGCAAGCACTCGATAACCTCAAGGCGGTTGCGATCAGCGGCTTTCATCAACGCAGTTTTGCCATCATCGGCGGGTAAATTAGGATCGGCGCCATAGTCAAGTAGTAGCTGTACTGTATCGACATGTCCTTGTGTTGCAGCGAGTGTCAGCGGCGTTTCACCTAAGTTTTTAGCATTCGATAGATCTTTGTTAGCGTTACGTGCTTGTTCTAGCAACGCAGTAACAATAGCGCTATGTCCGTGCAATGCTGCAACCATTAAAGGTGTATCGCCTAAAGAATTTTTAGCTTCGACATCAGCACCACGACTCAGCAAGAGTCGGACGACTTCAAGATGTCCTTCAACAACAGCTAGATGGAGTGGCGTTTCTCCGTCTCGATCTTTGGCATTAATTTCAGCTCCAGCATCGAGCAA harbors:
- the gcvT gene encoding glycine cleavage system aminomethyltransferase GcvT, with the translated sequence MANKEELVPEIALPLAQTPLYQLAIELKARLTSFGGWEMPVQFVGISKEHHAVRTAVGMFDISHMGKFILRGKQLISQLQRLVPSDLNRLQPGQAQYTVLLNPQAGIIDDVIFYYQGENAGEQRGVMIVNAATTSKDKAWILQNIDSEDVDLHDVSSEKVLIAVQGPQAATVLQRFVQEDLSSLKAFGHLEATVLGQPGFVARTGYTGEDGFEVMVDTSVGIKLWRSLYDTGVIPCGLGARDTLRLEAAMALYGQDIDETTTPLEASMGWLVHLDSKGDFIGREVLAQQKAQGVQRKLVGLRLEGRNIARHGYQVRSHSQVVGEITSGTLSPTLGYPIALAYVPTSLSQTGQQLDIEIRGKLYPAIVVKRPFYRSKTRL
- the gcvH gene encoding glycine cleavage system protein GcvH; amino-acid sequence: MALEYPSDLKYQDSHEYVRLDGDIATIGISAFAVDQLGDIVFLELPDVGDAITKGESFGTIESVKAVENLYAAVSGTVVERNDDIVEAPEQLADDPYGEGWLLKVRITDPSELDDLMSADEYQAQVEGE
- a CDS encoding DMT family transporter; the protein is MIQVLCAALLWGFAGALAGRLMGGTLEPAILVPLRFFGSFLVLLPFIWRFPPQSKEFPRLFAIGLALTLTQVSYYLAIHLSSVATGLFLQYMAPVLLTLYALVRGESLSRPKLFGLGFAVVGAYFLVVGPQGLAGGLGIAYGVASAFLFATFSYLGMGMRAHPLTVLAIGMGVGSILSLPFTPWQKVLSLSAIDLAAVAYIVVLGTVVPFGLFLWGVRQIPARVATLVAMIEPVCGAVFAIFLVGQLLSPLAVLGGAMILGGVWLNTGILAKQ
- a CDS encoding thiol-disulfide oxidoreductase DCC family protein, encoding MSASNIQSRESTAQQVSKATSWKIKLLYDGECPLCLREVNFLRKRDAGRGLVAFVDIADENYNPKAHGGVDFETAMGRIHAVLPDGTVIKNVEVFRRVYETLGMGWIYAITKLPVIGAVADMLYGIWADWRLRLTGRPDLATIIADRQKQAECKTQGRCQIQ
- a CDS encoding DUF938 domain-containing protein, which codes for MNNFDARQYAPATLRNREPILEVLLEVLPPTGTVLEVASGTGEHAIFFAPRIYPRKWLPSDPNPAARASIMAWREYAPTENLYPAIALDACDSVWTVEQQSLDIVAIVNINMIHIAPWAACLGLLAGAKRILPPGGILYLYGPFKQRGQHTSASNAVFDDSLRAQNPAWGVRNLEDIVAVAKKESLALIKTVAMPANNLSVTFQKLN
- the gcvP gene encoding aminomethyl-transferring glycine dehydrogenase; the encoded protein is MRQHLVEAAQESFSFAKRHIGSQPEEIQQMLDELGLATLDALIDKTVPQAIRLNRPLQLEPAQSEYAALAKLKEIASKNQVFRSFIGMGYYDCITPPVIQRNILENPGWYTAYTPYQPEISQGRLEALLNFQTAIIDLTGLEIANASLLDEATAAAEAMAMSYGLCKHKANTFFVSQDCHPQTIAVVQTRAVPLGIKVIVGNHQTFTFDESVFGALLQYPASDGTIYDYRNFVEQAHKVGALVTVAADPLSLCLLTPPGEFGADIAVGSTQRFGVPLGYGGPHAAYFATKEQYKRQVPGRIVGVSKDVRGKPALRLALQTREQHIRREKATSNICTAQVLLAVMASMYAVYHGPQGLKKIAQRVHQLTVLLAEGLKRLGYTVASEHYFDTLRLDLEPEQVNEIIEAALAQQINLRTINERAIAISLDETTTEADLYDLWQIFAGSEVSFALEELATPESALAKIQPFVRTSSYLTHPVFNSYHAETEMLRYIYRLQAKDLSLTTSMIPLGSCTMKLNATTEMLPISWQEFAKIHPFAPLSQTRGYQILFAQLEQALAEITGFAGISLQPNAGAQGEYAGLLVIRQYHESRGEAHRQVCLIPESAHGTNPASAVMAGMKVVAIACDKQGNIDLNDLQAKAEKHSHELAALMVTYPSTHGVFEEQIKDICAIVRAHGGQVYMDGANMNAQVGICRPGDYGADVCHLNLHKTFCIPHGGGGPGMGPIGVAKHLVPFLPGHPVVQIGGEQSIGAIAAAPWGSASILPISWMYITLMGAAGLTQATKVAILNANYIAHRLEPYYPVLYRGKSGLVAHECILDLRSLKKSAGIEVDDIAKRLMDYGFHAPTVSWPVAGTMMVEPTESESKAELDRFCEAMIQIRQEIAEIEAGKVDMHDNVLKNAPHTADALISSDWQHPYTREQAAYPTSWTREYKFWTPVGRIDNAYGDRNFVCSCLPMEAYSA
- a CDS encoding thioesterase family protein, with translation MQPFTTQLRVRHYEMDALGHVNNSVYQHYLEQAAIEHLEHLGFSLDVYRQLGGVFVMRRIEIDYLRPAIAGDTLEVRTWVQEMRGTRSIRRYEIRKHGNDRLLVTAEALWVWVDAVTMRPKPIPDVLLDAFVQMQHS
- a CDS encoding kelch repeat-containing protein is translated as MSFPAKSTQTTMRYFRKQGIIIASIAVIFVLLNTVKSLAATEIRWTTVAPSPVGTAEAMSAVVGGKLYQLGGYTSTWKPTNRADVYDPATNTWKRLADIPISITHAGVAADNQNIYLAGGYVGTPGGGQIFATRRVLRYNIPTNTWSNLPPLPQARGSGGFSNLKGELHFFGGANLNRIDRGEHWILKLNNIAAGWQPAAPLPNPRSHLGDAIVNGKIYAIGGQHSYDDYLTAQNTVHVWNPATKQWTRAANLPQPRSHIGSATFVINGEIYLVGGELKHNQAVNNVTVYNPKTNSWREITPLPTKRHSGVGGFINGSIYYSSGAPTFNRTVYRGRFQLVS